The segment ACATGCAGCTGAAGACATTTCTGGGGTTGTTTAGTCATATTATAGTGTAGTGTTCCAACTCATCTCACAAATCCATGATAAATTATGTGATgtaccaaaaatgtaaaacgaCACTTGACTTAGACTGAAGACTTTTCACAGCATGTAAAAGGACAATGGATCGACAACTCCAACGACTCCAATTTCCAaagctttccagttcaaattaTTCAATAAATTTTCTGCAAAACTGCCCATTGCCTAAATATCAGCATTCCCTTTCTTTGCTTTACCTTAATCTGAATAAGTAATTATGTGAAATTAGCCACAAATCTCACCAACTTTAGCACTTCCATCCACAATGTGGTTGCTTGATGACGCTCGACCACATGTGACTGAACTATCATGTTGGCAGGAGTGCCACAGACCAAACAGGGTGGTTTTGGCCTGTTTATCCGACAAATTTAATTTCTCCATGAAGTCTTACCAGGAACTGAGATCTGATAGGTGGGAGACGTCGGAGGACAGCATGGTGGTCGTACCCTGAAAGAGCCTCTTGGGTTGGCTCTCAGTTTCCATCTCCCCTGCAGAGTAAAGGAAACCTGCCATTAAAAAAATATCCAACCCCCAGAAATCTTTTGCAATACATGACGTCTGTGGTGAACGTCGAGGGACAGTTGAGTGAAATCGGTTCTTTTTGTTGTCTTAGTTAATCTATGAAAGCACAGACTCAAATACTGGCtatgtccattttgttgatttgtgGAATAATTTTtgaaaaaactgtttttgtgCTTAGCCCCTGACATCCAATGAGCACAAGTGCTGAAGCAAATCTTTTAAAGCGAATTAAGTAActtaaaaaagtaaatttcaGTTGCATCTCCCTTTTGTGCAAATAGCAGCATGCTGTTTGTGACCCATCTGCACTACTAGATTCTAACATTTTCTTTTGAGGGTCTTGGCTTTATAggaactaggaaaataaggcccaggttgaaaataacctgaATTATCCTTTCAGGCTTGAAAGGGTGCCTCAAAAGAAATTAATCGAGCCAAGTGATGTTCATGGGCCCCGTTCAGCACACAGTTCTAACAGAAATATTGACAtgaaatgtctttaaatttattttaatttcaaccAATAGTTAAGCTTTGCATAAAGCAAAAAGAAGCCATTTCACATCACTGTCCCAGTATTTTCAGCATTGCCTGGAGGTGTACCTTTTACAACCTTTATTCTGAATATGACGTCTTGATAGGATTAAAGTTCACTGCTTTTCTTAAATGAAGTGGCTCTTGCCTTGGTGGAATTTCAGCAATTCACCGTGGCTTAAGTGAAAATATTCCTTTAGATGAACTGAGCGTAATTATTCTAAAAGCACTTAGTATATAGGATTTTGAAGGCATGTTAGGTACCCCACCTTTGCGTTTTATTGGCCCAAGTATGCTGGCTCTGATGCAGTTGATTGGGCTTTGACTCCGCCGGCTGAAGAACACAGAAAACCACATGTTGccaaacaaatgtattttgaaatgcagCCAGTATCAATGTGTTGGATGTAGCTATGGAGAGTTTTTTCAATCCAAGTtggatgaaagaaaaaacaatacacTCTACAGTCTATAGCAGTACCATATATGGTGTCCAGACTCAAGAAGATGCTAGAGGAGTAGTAACTGTTTACATATCAAACTGGACTGAGTGAAAAGCAGCAAGATTGCTGTATTGGATTAAACCTGTAATGTAATGGTAAAACTGTAAGTAATATTTTAAAGCACTGAAATTCCTCTACGTTCCTCTTCTGTTGCCCTGCTAGAGTGCTACAAAATGCTTTCACCTATTTATATGCACAAGAAAATAACCCAAGCTTCGCTGCAGCCATCGGGCCTCAGGCATTGCCAGGTATCGAGGGAACGCTTCCTTTGAAATCAATGAAAGCTGTTCCACTGCCGTGTTGCATTTGTATggccaaaacaaacagcagtgggGATAGCAGATTGAATGATTATGCAACACAGTTCAATAAAGTGTTTTTACCAGGGTGCAGCTGCCACAGTGCTGTGATCGTCAAGATCCAAAATCAAGTTAGGGTGAAACAGTTCACACCTCTGTACCCAAGCCTCTATACCCATGATCACTCACAGCACCCACTGCACGCCTGACCGTCGTGGAAGGGAGATCCCTCTCTGTGAGGGCCTTCAAACTATTTAACTTTACGTGTTTATCTGAAATAgataatgcaataaataaacttaaactgcgcagacattttcttattttcccACTGAACAGACTGACAAAGGGAAACCCGGTTCATTCAACCTGGGTGAAATTTGGGGCCAGCTGTGCTACTGTAGTTCAGTAGAGAACTGAGAGGTTTTTAACATAGAATTTTATTTAGAACAAGAGTTAAGTAAAACTGGCAGATTATTAGGTTGTTAGTAACTATAGCTATTAATCAAAGACCAGGTGCTCACCTGAAGCGCCGTGTTGGGCTCGGTATCGGACTGGGTGTTAGGCCATTGCTGCTCACAAGGATTTGTAGTGAAGGGGAGAAACACTGCTGCTCATAcgaaagggaaataaaagacGATCAGCATGGACCATAATGAAGACAAAGATACATTATCAGCTTTACCATCAAAACATCAACGCAAAAACTGCAGTGTCTCCAAAGATCCAACGGATATACCTTCTTTCCAATCCCTCTGGTTGGTGATGGGGCAGGAGACACAGGCACAAAGTCGATGCGCTTTGGAGACGATGATGCTGACTTCTCCAAATCATTGTCACTCTGCAAGAACACACAATTATCAAAACATGGATGTCCACTTCATCTGTTGTATCCCTATGGTAGCATgtactgataaaaaaaatggagCAAATGTTGGAGTATTATACTACCGACTCAGTCTGTCCTTGAGAGACTGGTGGCCCTGTTAACTCCAAGTGTTTTAATCTAGCATGTTTGTATTTGTCCACACTCCAGAAATAGAGAGTGTGGCCAACAACGGCCATGGGCCAAAACATGCAGCATGAAGGCACAGGAGAGCTGACTTCCAAGGATCCACAGCAGTGCAATATATCAACTGCTTATGGGGCTGGACATACTGTAATGGAAGAATCATTCTTTACCAGGCTGAGGCTTTCTTCCCAGGACTGGCTCATCTGCATGGCTGCTTGAACCTCCCTGTGATGCAGAGGAGTACGGTTGATTTTTGTCACTACAAAGCAATTGTGATTCAAAAACAAATCCCTTCACCCACTCATCCAAACACTCCGCCCATTCATACATAACCGTTACTTACCGCTCGTGAGCAGTCTCTCTGTTCATCACGTCTACGCCCTCTTCCTGCAGGAGTACACACAAAGCAAACTTTTTTTGAAGCACAGGTTTACCAAGttagtttttcttttctaaatTGCACGCTTTCTTAAAAAGCAGTTCCATTACATTGACACTCTTTAAACATTCTTCAGTCTCACCATGTCATTGTGGTCACGACATGACTTTGACTCAAGGTACAACCTAATTAGATGTTAAAAACTAAACTTGTCAGGTTTATGCTTAACATATGATCAGGAAATACAATTCAGCTGGTAGACAATGTAGAGTAACCATTTGCATTGTTGGAGTCTGATACTACCAATTGATCAACTCTGTGAGATCGATGGCCCTGTTAACTCCAAAGACTGTGACTCTAGCATGTTTCCCAGTCACCATCACTCCCTATGGCTTGAGAGGGGGACAGTGGTCTGACATGCTGATCATCATCATGAAACATTCCTAAACATGGTCTATCACTGGTATGCCGATAACAGTACAGTTTTTCTTACTTGTTTTATCTGATGAAGTCTGGTGCTGGGGACTCGAATAGGTGACGAAGGGACCTGTAAAGAAGCATGTGTATGGAAAGGAGAATGCTGAACACTGAATAATTTAAAGACTGTTACTGAAGTGAATATATGCATGTGATGAAATTTAGTACCATATTGGGCCTGTTGACAACTGTAGTGCTATTTCTCCTGCTGCGCAGAACTTCTCTCTGGAACACTTGGGAATTATCACTGCAATGACAAATTCAGACCCCCAACCTTCTTAGTCAATTGCTTCTAGCTACAGAAGTTAAGAAATCTATGGAATTAAACGTGTTGCAGTTAACTCTTATTGTAACCAAGTCAAGCAGTAAAACCTTAAGCCATTTATCATGGGTGCACTGTTGGATCTTCTCAAGTGTCCATCGGTCTGAACTAGCGAAGATGGAATTTCCAGATCCAGCTCCATCTTTTCTTGTGGCATGACTCCTGGGTTGTTCATCTTGCTAGCTACCGCTGCCTACCACTAACTCATCAAACTAATTCAGCCGGCTAACCAACTCaatgttgctagctagctaggcagTCCAATTAACTATCGTAACTTTACATGTTTTCAAATATCGTTTATCAATCAAACAGATAACTGAGCTGACGTGAGacaggctaactagctaacgcaCTTCACTCACACCAATCTACAAGGCCCTTTCGTCTGTTTAATTCCAACGTTAACGTAACTTAACTATCAAACATTACTAGCTCGCTAATATCACAGCTGTGTAGTCAGCCAGAACTGGCCTGTGCTAACGTTGCCTATAACGTTATGACCAGTTAAGAACTCCTGATGGTGGTTAGCATGCCTTGGCTACATACCGCACAATGCCCGGTAACTGCTAGCTAACGACCCGTTAGTCTGCGGGTGCAAAGCAGCAGAGGCTGAAGACTAGACGCTACTAAACTACACTTGCATACTAACGTATGAACTTAGCCAAATTGACCAGCCAGTACGTTTACAACTGATTGTCCTCGTAAGTCTAACGTAGGTGACGTTAATCTAACGATGTCGCTATTAGCTAATGATAACGTTAGTCAATCTGTTGGCTAATACAacgtagctagctagctaatgttgtGCTATTCGCTAGCTAGTCGATTCCAGCTAGAGCCAACTacccagctagctagctacctagccGGATAGGTTAGCGAAGTTAGCGTTAACGTAGCCACAATGCCATGTCCAGAGGCCGGGTCACCAACTAACTAAATGTCCCCGTCCATCAGCCTGATAGCTACCACGGCTCATATAGTTTAACTACACCGTGCCTGGTGTGAATATTGCACGATCTACAAACAATTTAGTTTGTCGTTTCTGCTTGGCGCCGCCGAAAATGAGTAGGATCACAGATGATCACACTGCggctagctaacgctagctaacagCTTCACGCCCCTTTCAGTTGAACGTTAGCAGAACTGTCCAATGAAATAGCTTCATTTGCCGGCGTGCACAGGATGAACTGTATCCGTTTTGTTACTATGGCTTCATTCTGGACAAACCTGTGTATATAACACCCATCCTACCTTTCCATGTCagtggtaaaaaataaaaacgccTAACCATACTTTGTAGCTTATACTTCATAGCtacaacaaaaatgaaaatgtaattacttCTGTTTTTGACCTAGAGTCTTCACGAAACAACTTTGCCCGCCAGAGGGCATTCCGTGCAGTTAAATCTGGGAGGCTAGAAGATAGCTAGGTAGGGTAGGAACTAGGACGATTTACTTTTGCTGGCAGTTTATATTTTCACTATTCAGTATTTAATAGACCCAAGACTTGTTGTTGTTATAGTCCCTATTTTGATCCACACGAATAACAAGTCATGTTTGCTAGTTGCAAACTTAACAGTTTGCAAACAATCCTATGGAGCTGTGTAGTTCAGATAGGCCTATCATCTTTACAAAGTCACAAAGTACAGGGATCAATCACAAATGAGTTAAAATTATGACTGGACATACAGGGAATGGATTCCACTGCGAAAAAGCTTTACAACTATAATTTATACCAAAACGAAACTGGCCATCAGTCAGTTTCGTTTCCAGGAGGTATTAAATTCCCCCAGGCAGTTGGATTGCATGTTTCTGTGCAGCCTCTTGCTGGCTCTCTGTTAGTGTTGGTGCAGTAGACAACATGCCTTTTCTTTGGCCCTAATCAGTGACCTACTGTAGGGCCAGGGAGCCTGGAGGTCATGCTCACATGACACCAACATTGGTTAAACACACTGAGTCCTTCTGTTGTCCTTCTTTATCAAGCTGAACTACTACAGCCTTTTGCCACAGCAGCTGTCTTTCCTAGAAAGCTAGGAGTTTTATTGGCTCTCTGACATGATCACATACAAATCCCAATTAATACACTTTGAGGGAAGCCCTTCACTCACTCTCCATTTGCACCATCCATTGGACAATGGACAGTGTTACAGACCTTTACTATAGACCTTTGTAGGAAAATCCATTGGTCACAGGAGGGGTGTGAACATTTAATGGCTGATATTGCAAACTGCAGTTGGAATTGGTTTACAATGATGGCACCATAGGATGAGACTCAATTATATAGTaaagataaaaacatttatGAAATGTAGTTGATGGTAAATTACTTCAAACGTCTGATTCAATAACCTTTCACTTCAATTAAGTTAACAATGTAACATTTGCACAGCTGCAAACTATACATATTTTTCACCATAAAAAGGATCTATGTTCTCTATAtcataaaatgaaatgtaatgcaTGGACACCAACTCCTGTTCAAGACAAAGATTTCTTTACTTTCTACACTTGTAAATAaaggatatttcattttcaatacatcTATGTGTATAGTTTGGGACAGCctacatttgtgttactttttgtGTTACCTTTCTACACAACATATCTTAACAGCAACATATGTTAACATACGTTAATACACGTTGCTTTAAAGTGACATAGTTGTCCCTAACTACACATGCAGACTTATTGAAAACTAAACATCCTCTTTAAGAGTGCCAATAAAACAGTTCTTTCCAAATAAAACTTATTAagattaaagcaatattttataAAATAGGAGGTTGTCGAAATATTGAAGTAGCATAAGATGTGATATTCTACTTCAAGCTAGCAGCATTTgctctgaataaattaaaaaaaacatattggatATTAATCAGTGAGGAGGCATAGATGCATTACACTAATTTCAGGCAAAGTTGGGCTCCATGCTGTTTCACACAGGCATGGCTCTATCAAAGGCAATCAAATTTCTCAAAAGTTGAATGACATTATTCATAGACTCTAATGCAAATATCAGGATTATCACTATATATCAGTGTATCCTCAGGGACCCTGAGCATAAAATCCACATGTGACATGAGCTGCACTCAGCTGAATATATTTTCATGACACAAATATAAAGAAATCAAATATAAAATGAACTGCAAGAATCAAAGGAAATAACCAACAACAATTAACAATAGTAATGAAGTGCTCTTCATGCCTTGTACTTCTCCTTCCCTGTTTCACTAATGACGCAGATATGCTGAAAAACAGAAAGGGAACAAAGACATTAAGTGCACTGAAGGTCAAGAATTTTTGGTTCATATTTGTTTCGAGGGTCTTGGTCTTGTTGTACctaacaataaaacacaggaaCAAACTGCCACTACTGATCATCAAACAGGCTTTCACTCATTATGTTTCCTCATTTATCTCGAATACTTACATTTAGATCTCTGAAGTACTCGTTGTAGTCTAGCGCATATCCCACCACAAACTTGTCAGGGACCTCGAATCCTACAActgaaataaataagtaaataaagaatagataaataaatgagtCCTCTTTGTAACAGTAAACAACACCAATATGAAGGTATGTAAAGCCTCATTCAAAAGGATATTTTGTggcacaaatataaaacatgaaatataacACATGATCTACTGATTTTAAATTAACCAACCATAGTCTACTAATCATATTTATTGCTGTGCTAAACTCACAGTCTGGTCTGTAGCCAACGCTCCTCGGTGTTCTCTTCACCAACAAACTGAGGACAGAAAccaagatgatgatgatcacaTGACTGCATAGCTGCTAGAGTAGCTGATAAGAAGCATGGCTGTCTGAGGCGGCCTTTCAATCCACTGCAATTTATGGTTATgcaacacatttacacatacacatttacacatacacacatcatgaTTCCTTATGGTGCCATAACAAAGGTATCTTGGAATTGCAAAAGGTAGTTGTGAAGGGATTAAATTACCTTGCTACTTTAACCATTTTAGGATTGTACTGTTTGAGAAGTTGCAGTAACGTCTTCATTGTCTTCCCTGTGTCGATAATATCCTGGAAACACAACGCAAGAGAAACTCACATTAGCAGCAGTGGAACGGCAAAAGttcaatagagagagaaaaataataataattcaaagCATACCTCCACAATCAGGACATTctgtgtgaaaagaaaagaaaaggcttTACTTTAGTGCAAATAATGGACTGAACACATTTCATCTTAATATGTAATTGACCC is part of the Centroberyx gerrardi isolate f3 chromosome 16, fCenGer3.hap1.cur.20231027, whole genome shotgun sequence genome and harbors:
- the pabir2 gene encoding protein FAM122B, yielding MNNPGVMPQEKMELDLEIPSSLVQTDGHLRRSNSAPMINGLSDNSQVFQREVLRSRRNSTTVVNRPNMVPSSPIRVPSTRLHQIKQEEGVDVMNRETAHEREVQAAMQMSQSWEESLSLSDNDLEKSASSSPKRIDFVPVSPAPSPTRGIGKKQCFSPSLQILVSSNGLTPSPIPSPTRRFSRRSQSPINCIRASILGPIKRKGEMETESQPKRLFQGTTTMLSSDVSHLSDLSSCHSPDLLDGSLSSVSSSTGSPGKMEGVSPSSSNSPFASLQDLSPK